One genomic window of Stieleria sp. JC731 includes the following:
- a CDS encoding thioredoxin family protein → MVSLLLAVLLGSVTSAPIKTDYAEAYKESVKEGKPLMVVVSAPWCPACNVLKQTTLEPMAETGELDDVSIAVLNRDENSELVDQLTKGEKMLPQIIVFSRTDAGQWKRHLLKGYQSKQPVRNLIRSVAVPRG, encoded by the coding sequence ATGGTTTCGTTGCTGTTAGCTGTATTGCTCGGAAGTGTTACATCAGCACCAATCAAGACCGATTACGCGGAAGCGTACAAGGAGTCTGTTAAGGAAGGCAAACCTTTAATGGTTGTCGTCAGTGCACCCTGGTGCCCTGCATGCAATGTCTTGAAGCAGACAACATTAGAACCAATGGCAGAAACCGGTGAACTGGACGACGTCAGCATCGCCGTTCTTAACCGCGACGAAAACTCCGAATTGGTCGATCAGTTGACCAAGGGCGAGAAAATGCTGCCACAGATTATCGTGTTTTCACGAACCGATGCCGGTCAGTGGAAACGACACCTCCTAAAGGGCTATCAGTCCAAGCAACCGGTTCGCAACCTTATCCGGTCCGTCGCAGTTCCACGCGGCTAG
- a CDS encoding CpaF family protein, whose product MATRTMPGRADNRQDQFEEIKSRIHSKLVDKLDLSRVGDMQGDALKREIRVVIEHLCDAEDTLLNRQERERIVDEVLDETFGLGPLELILKDPKVSDILINGPKNIYVEKGGQMQKTDVEFRDGKHLLQIIDRIVSKVGRRVDETCPMVDARLEDGSRVNAIIPPLALDGAAVSIRRFGSNPLKLEDLLNYKAFTPEMVMLLEGCIKARLNCIIAGGTGSGKTTLLNTLSSFIGHSDRIVTIEDAAELQLQQDHVVRLETRPPNIEGNGAVTATDLVKNALRMRPERIIIGECRGGETLDMLQAMNTGHDGSLTTIHANTPRDAIARLETMVMMAGFELPVKAIRQQISGAVDVLIQANRLQGGPRRVTAITEVVGMEQETIVLQDIYRFEQKGIGEDGKAYGTFECSGVRPSFMDKLEAAGVRLPSSAFRERTMMHA is encoded by the coding sequence ATGGCCACGCGAACAATGCCAGGGCGAGCGGATAACCGCCAAGATCAATTCGAAGAGATCAAATCGCGAATTCACAGCAAGCTGGTCGATAAGCTTGACTTGTCTCGCGTCGGCGACATGCAGGGGGATGCCCTCAAACGGGAAATCCGGGTCGTCATCGAGCACCTTTGTGATGCCGAAGACACACTTCTGAACCGTCAAGAACGCGAACGGATTGTCGACGAAGTTCTTGACGAAACGTTCGGCTTGGGGCCGTTGGAGTTGATCTTAAAAGACCCCAAAGTCAGCGATATCTTGATCAACGGTCCGAAGAACATCTACGTCGAAAAGGGCGGTCAGATGCAGAAGACCGACGTCGAGTTTCGCGACGGAAAGCACCTCCTGCAGATCATCGACCGAATCGTCAGTAAGGTCGGTCGGCGTGTTGACGAAACCTGCCCGATGGTTGACGCGCGTTTGGAAGACGGCTCGCGGGTCAACGCGATTATTCCTCCGTTGGCACTCGATGGTGCCGCGGTCAGTATTCGTCGGTTCGGTAGCAACCCGTTGAAGCTGGAAGACCTGTTGAACTACAAGGCGTTCACGCCCGAGATGGTGATGTTGCTAGAAGGCTGCATCAAAGCTCGCTTGAACTGCATCATCGCCGGCGGTACCGGTTCTGGTAAGACGACGTTGCTGAACACGCTGTCGTCCTTTATCGGCCATAGCGACCGTATCGTCACGATCGAAGACGCGGCCGAATTGCAGTTGCAACAGGATCACGTCGTTCGATTGGAAACACGCCCGCCGAACATCGAAGGCAACGGTGCGGTGACCGCGACGGACTTGGTGAAAAACGCCCTGCGGATGCGTCCCGAACGGATCATCATCGGTGAATGTCGTGGTGGCGAAACGTTGGACATGTTGCAAGCGATGAACACCGGTCACGACGGTTCGTTGACCACGATTCACGCCAACACGCCTCGTGACGCGATCGCCCGTTTGGAGACGATGGTCATGATGGCCGGTTTCGAGTTGCCCGTTAAAGCGATTCGCCAACAGATTTCCGGTGCGGTCGACGTCTTGATCCAAGCGAACCGTTTGCAAGGTGGTCCACGTCGTGTGACCGCGATCACCGAAGTCGTCGGTATGGAACAAGAAACGATCGTCCTGCAGGACATCTATCGCTTCGAGCAAAAAGGCATCGGC
- a CDS encoding UDP-N-acetylmuramate dehydrogenase — protein sequence MIPERLQHVVRSDESLAPLVWLGIGGPAHFFAEPVDLEQMTEIIVWAGENDLPVRILGSGSNVLVRESGFDGVVISMAAAATSGLAIDGNRLTAGAGAKLSHAVVKAVGAGLGGLEHLVGIPGTVGAAVIGNVSSGGRDISPVVNAIRVMESDGSIREVDQDEVGFTYRKTSLTGSTIVEVDFLLEPGDAVALTKRMQKLWISRNSTRPSDMERIAMPFIDPDTISARELIQNVGLAGSREGEVSIDSQQPHYMIAHDGATSDQCLKLIERVREQVLLQTGIDLQLNLQIW from the coding sequence ATGATTCCTGAACGCCTTCAACACGTAGTCCGCTCCGACGAATCGCTCGCTCCCTTAGTTTGGTTGGGGATCGGCGGTCCGGCACACTTTTTTGCCGAACCTGTCGACCTCGAACAGATGACGGAGATCATCGTCTGGGCTGGTGAAAACGACCTTCCCGTTCGCATCCTCGGGTCGGGCAGCAATGTGCTTGTCCGCGAATCAGGTTTCGACGGCGTTGTCATTTCCATGGCTGCCGCGGCAACCAGCGGACTTGCCATTGATGGCAACCGACTGACCGCCGGTGCCGGTGCAAAACTTTCGCACGCGGTCGTCAAAGCGGTCGGCGCAGGTCTTGGCGGCCTTGAGCACCTTGTCGGCATCCCCGGAACCGTGGGGGCTGCCGTCATTGGGAATGTTTCCAGTGGCGGACGTGACATCAGCCCGGTGGTTAACGCCATCCGCGTCATGGAGTCGGACGGATCGATCCGCGAAGTCGACCAGGATGAAGTCGGCTTTACCTACCGAAAAACTTCGCTGACGGGTTCGACCATTGTCGAAGTCGACTTCCTGCTAGAACCCGGAGATGCTGTCGCGCTGACCAAGCGGATGCAGAAGCTCTGGATTTCACGCAATTCAACACGTCCGTCCGATATGGAACGGATCGCAATGCCGTTTATCGATCCCGATACCATCTCGGCTCGCGAACTGATCCAAAATGTCGGCCTGGCGGGAAGCCGCGAAGGCGAAGTCTCCATCGATTCGCAGCAGCCGCACTACATGATCGCTCATGATGGTGCCACCAGCGATCAATGTCTCAAGCTGATCGAGCGTGTCCGCGAACAAGTTCTGCTGCAAACCGGGATCGACTTGCAACTGAATCTACAGATTTGGTAG
- a CDS encoding Gfo/Idh/MocA family protein has protein sequence MRLRVGLIGLGEQWQSRYRPALRMLDDRFDVRAVYSTISKLAESTAEEFQADPIDGYRSLVYRCDIDAVLILKQCWLGWLPALAACQAGKAVYWGAGLDFDPVGQKSVRQTIESSGVAFMAELPRRFAPATLRMKELIATHLGAPRLIRVHRQAICSDNSPHPGPATCRTDDSELVELVDWCRYIVGRSPTAVSSVCKEDLFQSLILNYDQQDSGCRTTKDGADQSKVDRGAIAEIATDSTLPVQWKEAASFRSPAAMKVQCENGVAFIDLPSNLVWFDDAGRHVESLETESPVGERMLRQFHRSVTSLVRDLTGLVDAYEAAAVVQAARQSHETGCRVPLPA, from the coding sequence ATGAGGTTGCGAGTCGGATTGATCGGTCTCGGCGAACAGTGGCAATCACGTTATCGCCCAGCTCTGCGAATGTTGGACGACCGATTTGACGTTCGTGCCGTCTACAGCACGATTTCAAAACTGGCCGAATCTACGGCAGAAGAGTTTCAAGCCGATCCCATCGACGGATACCGAAGCTTGGTCTACCGGTGTGATATCGATGCGGTCCTGATTCTTAAACAGTGCTGGCTGGGTTGGCTGCCAGCTCTGGCCGCCTGCCAGGCTGGAAAGGCGGTGTACTGGGGCGCCGGTTTGGATTTTGATCCCGTGGGCCAAAAATCCGTTCGGCAGACGATCGAAAGCAGTGGCGTTGCCTTCATGGCGGAACTGCCAAGACGATTCGCCCCAGCGACGCTGCGGATGAAAGAACTGATTGCCACACACCTGGGCGCACCTCGGCTAATCCGAGTTCACCGCCAAGCGATCTGTTCCGATAATTCGCCCCATCCGGGGCCTGCCACCTGTCGGACCGACGATAGCGAGCTAGTCGAGTTGGTTGATTGGTGTCGCTACATTGTCGGACGGTCGCCAACAGCAGTTAGCTCGGTTTGCAAAGAAGATCTCTTTCAATCGCTGATCTTGAATTACGACCAGCAGGATTCCGGTTGTCGTACCACCAAAGACGGTGCGGACCAGTCAAAAGTTGATCGAGGTGCGATCGCCGAAATCGCAACCGATAGCACACTTCCTGTTCAATGGAAGGAAGCGGCGAGTTTCCGTTCTCCTGCGGCGATGAAAGTCCAATGCGAAAACGGAGTCGCATTTATCGACCTGCCAAGCAATTTGGTTTGGTTTGATGACGCCGGTCGCCATGTCGAATCCTTGGAAACCGAGTCGCCTGTGGGTGAGCGAATGTTGCGACAGTTTCATCGCAGCGTGACCAGTTTGGTCCGCGATCTGACTGGGCTTGTCGATGCATACGAAGCCGCTGCGGTTGTCCAAGCGGCACGGCAAAGTCATGAAACTGGGTGTCGTGTCCCGTTGCCCGCCTAG
- a CDS encoding DUF1579 family protein: MLDSTKQLYQSLPGKWQGICRTWFEPDVLSDESEISGTFELAINDRFIRHLYCSSLKMKARFGEELYAFNPVTRRWQCSWVDSFHMSEAIMFSEGEWLENKLAVFGNYDVGDGHPQWGWKTVLEFADENEVVITSFNVTPEGEEAKAVEVTYLRVSPPPEYDF; the protein is encoded by the coding sequence ATGCTCGATTCAACAAAGCAGCTATATCAAAGCTTGCCGGGGAAATGGCAGGGGATCTGTCGGACTTGGTTTGAGCCCGATGTGTTAAGTGATGAATCCGAGATCAGCGGTACGTTTGAGCTGGCGATCAATGATCGGTTTATCCGGCATCTGTATTGCAGTTCGCTCAAAATGAAAGCTCGCTTTGGCGAAGAGCTTTACGCCTTTAACCCAGTCACAAGGCGTTGGCAATGCAGCTGGGTCGACAGCTTTCACATGTCTGAAGCGATCATGTTTTCGGAAGGCGAATGGCTTGAAAACAAGCTGGCCGTTTTCGGCAATTACGACGTCGGCGACGGGCACCCGCAATGGGGCTGGAAAACCGTTTTAGAATTCGCCGACGAGAACGAAGTCGTTATCACTTCGTTCAATGTCACGCCTGAAGGAGAAGAAGCCAAGGCGGTTGAGGTGACCTATCTACGCGTCTCACCACCGCCGGAATATGACTTCTGA